A genomic window from Lotus japonicus ecotype B-129 chromosome 1, LjGifu_v1.2 includes:
- the LOC130728344 gene encoding probable WRKY transcription factor 20, giving the protein MMVGLNNNNNNNSNTNVNKSDNNNNNNDNNNCDGEIFVSDDKGGDFPGFPGKRSIAERRGFNTNAPRINTALFRTATVAATATTPLVSPSARSPRITIPPGISPAALLDSPILLLNSQPMPSPTTGSFFMLSPFPHEESMATAVALGQGNMDVSSASDAVASSEFKAHANLDPNSLPPYPASLNQVPSNCHMMKEGNRGSQLLVQVQPPLNFPFPEDFPKGYPAINGEVHSYNDVSMVNDNANHVEMSVSRSEEASDESTLPENAIDGEDTGQQLVVEEQKETSHATGVVRTSEDGYNWRKYGQKQVKGSEYPRSYYKCTQPNCQVKKKVERSHDGQITEIIYKGAHNHPKPHSSRRTSALSNDEISEIAEAGETCVKVDCDSVWGNIHSGMRDTKHRLAWKADGQERTSSASAMTELADPISTKRAKPESEDTPEFSSTHASHGGDADGATQAVMSLEDDAESESKRRKKESYTVEAMPPRAVREPRVVVQIESEIDILDDGYRWRKYGQKVVKGNPNPRSYYKCTSAGCPVRKHVERASHNLKYVITTYEGKHNHEVPTARNNNQISSNDGGGANGQAGLTLHGSASIPKPEPHQTLAPHFDRKPDFSNEFLRQGLIGSLGNDLKFGPSSMSQMKYSSLSNTMPYGSYGLNPDRCATPAGSMAAMFPDFPMPLPMNLPSSGSFPLAGINFNRMKPMGHVQSFLSGQQVKEIDSGFLKPKQEQKDDTMYTTCIPSLDHANASLNPSTSPSIYQRVMQNFP; this is encoded by the exons ATGATGGTAggactcaacaacaacaacaacaacaacagcaacaccAACGTGAACAAAagtgacaacaataacaacaacaacgacAACAACAATTGTGATGGTGAAATCTTTGTCTCTGATGACAAAGGTGGAGACTTTCCGGGGTTTCCAGGAAAACGAAGCATCGCTGAGAGAAGGGGTTTCAATACCAATGCACCAAGGATCAACACTGCACTTTTTCGCACTGCGACTGTAGCCGCAACTGCAACAACCCCTTTGGTTTCTCCTTCTGCTCGATCACCTCGTATCACAATCCCTCCTGGGATTAGTCCTGCTGCATTGCTTGATTCCCCAATCTTGCTTCTCAATTCTCAG CCAATGCCATCTCCCACTACTGGGAGTTTCTTCATGCTGTCACCTTTCCCTCATGAAGAATCAATGGCCACTGCTGTTGCACTTGGACAAGGGAATATGGATGTGTCCTCTGCCTCTGATGCTGTTGCCTCCTCTGAATTCAAGGCTCATGCCAATTTGGATCCTAATTCTTTACCCCCTTACCCTGCTTCACTGAATCAG GTTCCTAGTAACTGCCACATGATGAAGGAAGGAAATCGGGGCAGCCAACTACTTGTTCAAGTTCAAccacctttaaattttccattcCCAGAAGATTTTCCGAAGGGCTATCCTGCAATAAATGGCGAGGTCCATTCCTACAATGATGTGAGCATGGTGAATGATAATGCCAATCATGTTGAGATGTCAGTCTCTCGTTCTGAGGAAGCTAGTGATGAAAGCACTCTGCCTGAAAATGCTATTGATGGCGAGGATACCGGACAGCAACTTGTTGTAGAAGAACAGAAAGAGACATCCCATGCGACCGGAGTCGTAAGGACCTCAGAAGATGGCTATAATTGGAGGAAATATGGACAAAAGCAGGTAAAAGGCAGTGAATATCCCAGGAGCTACTATAAATGTACTCAACCTAATTGTCAGGTCAAGAAAAAGGTTGAAAGATCCCATGATGGCCAAATAACTGAAATTATTTACAAGGGTGCTCATAACCATCCGAAACCACATTCTAGCCGTCGAACATCAGCACTTTCAAATGATGAGATTTCAGAAATTGCTGAAGCTGGTGAAACCTGTGTTAAAGTTGACTGTGATTCAGTCTGGGGAAATATTCACTCTGGAATGAGAGATACAAAGCACAGGTTGGCATGGAAGGCTGATGGTCAGGAAAGGACATCCTCAGCTTCTGCTATGACTGAGCTCGCAGATCCAATATCAACGAAGAGAGCTAAACCTGAATCGGAGGACACTCCAGAGTTTTCTTCTACACATGCTAGTCATGGTGGTGATGCAGATGGAGCCACTCAAGCAGTCATGTCACTTGAAGATGATGCTGAATCAGAGTCCAAAAGAAG GAAGAAGGAAAGCTACACTGTTGAAGCTATGCCTCCCAGGGCTGTTCGTGAGCCTCGAGTTGTAGTCCAAATTGAGAGTGAAATAGACATACTTGACGATGGTTATCGCTGGCGGAAGTATGGACAGAAAGTTgtcaaaggaaatccaaacccaag GAGCTACTACAAATGCACAAGTGCTGGATGTCCTGTAAGGAAACATGTGGAAAGGGCTTCCCATAATCTGAAATATGTTATCACTACTTATGAGGGAAAACACAATCATGAAGTGCCTACTGctagaaacaacaatcagataagctcaaatgatggtggtggtgctaATGGGCAAGCAGGTCTTACATTACATGGGAGTGCCAGTATCCCAAAGCCAGAACCTCATCAAACTCTAGCACCTCATTTTGATAGAAAACCTGATTTTAGCAATGAGTTTCTCAGGCAAGGTTTGATTGGAAGTTTGGGTAATGACCTGAAGTTTGGACCTTCCTCCATGAGCCAAATGAAGTACTCTTCCTTGAGTAATACCATGCCTTATGGCTCCTATGGACTGAATCCTGATCGTTGTGCCACCCCTGCTGGATCTATGGCCGCAATGTTCCCTGATTTTCCAATGCCGCTACCAATGAATCTTCCCTCATCTGGAAGTTTTCCTCTTGCTGGAATTAACTTTAACCGCATGAAACCGATGGGTCATGTCCAGTCTTTCCTTTCAGGGCAGCAGGTGAAGGAGATTGATTCAGGGTTCCTGAAGCCTAAACAGGAGCAGAAGGATGATACTATGTACACCACATGCATACCCTCTCTTGATCATGCAAATGCTTCTCTCAATCCGTCAACATCACCATCCATTTATCAGCGCGTCATGCAGAATTTCCCTTGA